The Streptomyces achromogenes DNA segment TGCCGGGGATGTCGGTGTTGTCGCCGACCCGGCGGCCGTCCTCCGTGAGGACGAGCGTGTTGACCGCCTCGACGGAGGCCGCCGTCTCGGTGATCTCGTCGAGCAGCGGGATGACCGCGCGCTTCAGCGGCATGGTCAGCGAGAGTCCGGCCCACTCGGCGCCGAGTGCGTCGACGAAGGCGGGCAGGGCCTCCTCGTCGACGTCGAAGCGGTCGTACGTCCAGCCGGTCAGCTCCAGCGCCTCGTACGCGGCGCGGTGCAGCGCCGGGGAGAGGGAGTGGGCGATGGGGCTGCCGAGTACCGCGGCCCGGCGGGCGTCAGTTGCCCGTTCTCGCATTGAACTTGTCCTTGAGTTTCTGGAATTCTTCATGCGTCTTGGCGAATTCGGTCTTGCTCACGCCATCGGTCGCCACGAAGTAATACCAGCCGTCGGCGGTCGGATTCAGCGTCGCCTTGATCGCGACCTCGCCGGGATTCCCGATCGGACCGGGCGGCAGACCCTTGTTGGTGTAAGTGTTGTAGGGATCCTTGTTCTTGGTGATCTCCGACTCGCTGATATTGATCTTGCTTTCGCTCTTCAGATAGTTGAAGGTCGAGTCGAACTGAAGGAAACCGTACGTCTGGCGATTCGCACGGTCGAGGCGGTTGTAGACCACCTCCGCCATCTTGCGGTAGTCGTCGACGGTCTTGCCCTCGGCCTGGACGAGGCTCGCGACCGTGACGACCTGGAGCGGACTGTCCAGCTTGAGCTCTCTGGCCTTCGCCTCCAGACCGTACTTCTCGTACGCCTCGCCGGCGCGGGCGACCATCTCCTTCAGCACCACCTGCGGCTTCATGCCTTCGGCTGCGGGATAGGTGCCCGGGAAGAGAAAGCCCTCCAGCGGGTCCTTGATGTCGCTGTCCGAGTTCGCCCACTTGGGCAGTCCGAGGGTCTTGTACTCCTTCTCGGCGACCTTCTTGGTGCTCCCGGAGGACAAGCCGAGTTTCTTGTCGATGACGTTGTAGACCTCGGCATTTCGCTGCCCGGGTTTGACCAGCACGTTGGCCTGGCTGTCCCCGTCGAGCATCATCGCGACGGCGCTCTTCGCCGACATCTCCTTCTTCAGGATGTACACGCCCGCCTGGATCTTCGCCCCGTCGGGGTTGTTGGTCACCGCCGAGACGAAGGCATCGACGCTCTTGACCACGCCGGCGTCCTTCAGCAGGCGGCCGATGGCCGCACCACCGGAGCCCTTGGGCACCTCGATGCTCACACTCTGACCCGTGCCCGCACCCGCGAAGTCCGGGGCCGCGCTGTAACGATTCTGGTAGAAGTGGTAACCGAGGTAGCCCACGCCGGCGAGACCACCGGTGAACACCAGGACGACGACCAGACAGGCGACGCCGTTACGGCTCTTCTTGCCCTTGGCCCCTTTGGACCCCTTGTCGCCCTTGCCGCCGCGTCCCCGCCGGTCGCCGCGCCCCTCCGGTGCGTCGCCGTCGTCCTCGTCCTCGTCGTCCCGGCCCGCGCCACCCGCGAAGAAGGCGTGCTCGCCCTGGTCGGGACCGGGATCCCAGTCGGTCTTCTGCCCGGGCTCAGGTCCCGGCGCGGCCGCCGCCTCCGGTTCGGGCTCCGGCGCCGCCTGCCGCCGGTTGGGCGGCTCCGGCGGCGGATACGCGTCCGGGGTGCCGTAGAGGTCGGGCTGCTGGGCGCCGTAGGCAGCGGCCTGCTGACCATAGGGATCGCCGGGATCGGCCGCGTACGGGACGTGGGCGTGGGTGCCCGTGCCGTCCCAGCCGCCCTCCTGGTACCCCTCGTGGTAGGGCTGCTGGTTCTGGGGGGCGTACTGCTGCTGGTCCTGCTGGGCGTACTGCTGCTGGTCCTGACCCGTGTACTGCTGCTGGCCGTAGCCCTGGTACTGCGGGTCGTACTGCTGCGCCTGTCCCTGACTCCAGTCGCCGTACCCCTGCTGCTGCGGCTGCTGACCCTGTGGCTGCTGACCCTGCGGGTAGTGGTGCTGCTGCTGGCCGCCGTAGGCAGGCTGATGACCCGGCTGGGCCTGCTGCCCTTCCCATCCGCCGTCCCCGTACAACGGGTCCTCCGGATGCCACGGTTCGGAGCCGGAGCCCCGGCCATACTCAGTCATCGATCCCCTAGAGCCGCGAGGCGGTGGACACGAAGCCTTCGCGAGCCCGTCACCGTTCCGCCTCTCTCTGTGCGGTGACTGTTCGAACAGTCCCGCATCGCGCGGAACGTTACCGTACCGCGATCAGATGACCACTTCGACGCCCTCGCCCGGTGCTTTACCTGACACCCGTTCGGATTCCAGCGCCTGCTGAAGGATAATCACAGCGGCTGCCTGGTCGATGACCGATCTGCCCTTCTTCGACTTCACCCCCGATGCCCGCAGTCCCTGACTGGCCGTCACGGTCGTCATCCGCTCGTCCACCAGACGTACGGATACGGGCGCGATTTTGTTCGCCAGTTCCTGTGCGAAACCGCGCACCTTGACCGCGGCCGGGCCCTCGCCCCCCTTGAGGGAGCGAGGAAGACCCACCACGACTTCGATCGGCTCGTACTCCTCGACCAGTTGTCCCAGCCGCCGGTAGGCCGCCGGCAGGTCCCGGCCGGGGACCGTCTCCACCGGAGTGGCGAGGATCCCGTCGGGGTCGCACGAGGCGACCCCGATCCGGGCGTCCCCGACGTCGATCGCGAGTCGACGGCCCTTGCGCATGGGAGCGCTCACTTGGCCGTTTCCGCCACGAGCCGCTCGACGGCGTCGACGGCGTCCCCGACCGCGGCCGGGTTCTGGCCGCCGCCCTGGGCCACGTCGGGCTTGCCGCCACCGCCGCCGCCGAGGGTCTTGGCGGCCGTGCGGACCAGCTCACCGGCCTTGAGCCCGCGCTCACGGGCGGCCTCGTTGGTGGCGATGACGGTCAGCGGCTTACCGTTGTTGACCGTGAACAGGGCGACCACGGCGGCCCGTCCGCCCTGGATGCGGCCGCGCACGTCGAGGACCAGCCTGCGCAGGTCGTCCGGCGTGGTGCCGTCCGGGACCTGGCCGGTGACCACGGCGATCCCACGGACGTCCTTGGCGGACTCCACGAGACCGGCGGCGGCCTGGAGGACCTTCTCGGCGCGGAACTTCTCGATCTCCTTCTCGGCGTCCTTCAGCTTGCCGAGCATGGCGGAGACCTTCTCCGGGAGCTCCTCCGAACGGCCCTTGATCAGCTCCTGGAGCTGGGCGACGACCGTGTGCTCACGGGCCAGGAAGTTGTAGGCGTCGACGCCGACCAGGGCCTCGATGCGGCGCACGCCCGAGCCGATCGACGACTCGCCGAGCAGCTTCACCAGACCCAGCTGGGCGGTGTTGTGCACGTGCGTGCCGCCGCACAGCTCCTTGGAGAAGTCGCCGATGGTCACGACCCGGACGCGCTCGCCGTACTTCTCGCCGAACTCGGCGATGGCGCCCTGCTTCTTGGCCTCGTCGATGCCCATGACCTCGGCCTGGACGTCCAGATCGCGGGCGAGCACCTCGTTGATCTTCTGCTCGACGTCGGTCATCACGGCCGTCGGAACGGCGGACGGGGAGCCGAAGTCGAAGCGGAAACGGCCGGGCTGGTTCTCGGAACCGGCCTGGGCGGCCGTCGGGCCGAGGGCGTCGCGCAGCGCCTGGTGGGTGAGGTGGGTGGCCGAGTGGGCGCGGGCGATGGCCGTACGGCGGCGGCCGTCGATCGAGGCGTGGGCCTTGGCTCCGACCGTCACCTCGCCGAACTGGACGACGCCCTTGTGCACGTACACGCCGGGGACCGGCTTCTGGGTGTCGCGGATCTCGACGACGGCGCCGGTGTCGACCTTGATCCGGCCGGTGTCGCCGATCTGGCCGCCGCCCTCGGCGTAGAACGGGGTGCGGTCGAGGACGATCTCGACCTCGTCGCCCTCGGTGGCGGCCGGGGAGGAGGCGCCGTCGACGAGGATGCCGACGATGGTGGACTCGCCCTCGGTGTCGGCGTACCCGATGAAGTCGGTCTCGCCGGCCTTGTCGGCGATCTCGCGGTAGGCGCCCACGCCGGCGTGCCCGGTCTTCTTGGCCTGGGCGTCGGCCTTGGCCTTGTCCCGCTGTTCCTTCATCAGGCGGCGGAAGCCGTCCTCGTCCACGGACAGCCCCTGCTCGGCGGCCATCTCCAGGGTGAGGTCGATCGGGAAGCCCCACGTGTCGTGGAGCAGGAAGGCCTTGTCTCCGGCGAGGACCTGACCGCCGGCGGCCTTGGCCTCGGTGATGGCCGTGTCGAGGATGTTGGTGCCGGCCTTGAGCGTCTTGACGAAGGCGTTCTCCTCGGCGAGGGCGACCTTCTCGATGCGCTCGCGGTCGGTGACCAGCTCCGGGTACTGCTGGCCCATCATCTCGATGACCGTGTCGATGAGGTCCTTGACGACCAGGCCGGTGGCGCCGAGGAGGCGCATGTTGCGGATGGCGCGGCGCATGATGCGGCGCAGCACATAGCCGCGGCCCTCGTTGCCGGGGGTGACGCCGTCGCCGATGAGCATGACGGAGGTGCGCATGTGGTCGGTGACCACGCGCAGCGAGACGTCCGAGTCGTGGGCCTCGCCGTACGCGACGCCGGTCAGCTCGGTGGCCTTCTTGATGACGGCCATGGAGGTGTCGATCTCGTACATGTTCTGCACGCCCTGCAGAATCATGGCGAGGCGCTCCAGGCCGAGGCCCGTGTCGATGTTCTTGCTGGGCAGCTCGCCGAGGATCTCGAAGTTGTCCTTGCCGATGCCCTCCCCGCGCTCGTACTGCATGAAGACGAGGTTCCAGATCTCCACGTACCGCTCGTCGTTGACGGCGGGGCCGCCCTCGACGCCGAAGTCGGGGCCGCGGTCGTAGTTGATCTCGGAACACGGACCGCACGGGCCGGGGACGCCCATGGACCAGTAGTTGTCCTTCATGCCGAGGCGCTGGATGCGCTCCTTGGGCACACCGACGACCTCGTGCCAGATGCGCTCGGCCTCGTCGTCGTCCTGGTAGACCGTGATCCAGAGCTTCTCCGGCTCCAGGCCGTAACCGCCCTTGTCCTGGGGGCTGGTGAGCAGCTCCCAGGCGTACTTGATGGCGCCTTCCTTGAAGTAGTCGCCGAAGGAGAAGTTGCCGCACATCTGGAAGAACGTGCCGTGCCGGGTGGTCTTGCCGACCTCTTCGATGTCGGGCGTGCGCACGCACTTCTGCACGCTGGTGGCGCGCGCCCACGGCGGCTTCACCTCGCCGAGGAAGTACGGCTTGAACGGGACCATGCCGGCGGGGACCAGGAGCAGAGTCGGGTCGTCCGCGATGAGCGACGCCGAAGGGACGACGGTGTGCCCGCGCTCCTCGTAGAAGCTCAGCCAGCGGCGGCGGATCTCGGCCGACTCCATCAGTGGTCCTCATTCCGGTCGTTCGAGTACGTCGTGTCGTCGATGTACTTCGTGTTCTCGATGTACTGCGGGTTGTCGCGGTGCTGCGGGTGGGTGCGGTTCTCGATGGCGGGGTAGCGCCTGGGGGCGGGCAGTGCGGGGTCCTCGTGGATCCCGAGCGCCTCCCCCAGCTCCGCCTCCCGCCGGGCCATGTTGTCGCGGACGTCGAGCGCGAAATTCACCGCGCGGTCCTTGAGGCGTGCTCCCGTCTCGAGGGCCTTGTCGGCCGCGGTCGCGGCGAGACTCTCGGGGGTCAGCTGCCTCAGCTTGCGGTTGACCTTGGTGGTGGCCCAGACACCGGCGGCGACGCCCGTGCTGAACCAGAAGGTACGGCGGAACATCGCTGGTCTCAGTCCCTCTTTCCACGGGGTTTGCGCTTCTCCCGCCGGGAGACCGCGCGGCCCACGATGACGGTCCGCCGGGGCTCCCTCGCGGGCGCGTCGTCCTTGCGGCCGCCGAGGGCCCGGCGGACGCCGTAGCCGAACGCGGCGACCTTCACCAGGGGTCCGCCGAAGGTGGAGGCGACCGTGGTGGACAGCGCCGACGCGTTCGACGTGACCTCCTGGACATCGCTGGCGATCGCGTCGACCCGGTCGATCTGGGTCTGCGCGGAGCGCACGGCGGCGGAGGCGTCGGCCAGGAGCGGGACCGCCTGTTCGGTCACGTCCGCGACCAGCCGGGTGGTCGCCCTGAGCGTCTGGGCCAGCCTCGCCAGCGCGACGGCGAGGAAGGAGACCAGGATCGCCCAGAACACGGCCACCAGAATGCCGGCCACCTCTCCACCGGACACTGCGCACCCGCTCCCTCGGCCGACGAACACCTATCTCTGGAGGCGAGCCTATCGCGCCGCCACCGGCGTTCCGTACCGGATTAGGGGCGTGCAAAAGCCCGTCGCCCCGCCCGCCACGAAGGGCAGGGGGACGACGGGCCGGGTGCGGAAGTCCTGGGACCGCCGCGGGCCGATCCGGGCGGGGATCAGCGGGCGTAGTACTCGACGACGAGCTGCTCGTCGCAGATCACCGGGATCTCCTTGCGGTTCGGCTCACGGTCCAGGCGGAACGCCAGGGCCTTGAGGTTCACCTGGAGGTAGCGCGGGGTCTCGCCGTCGGGGGCGAAGCCGCCCTCACGGGCGATGGAGAAGAGGGTCTTCTCGCGGCTGCGCTCGCGGACCATCACGACGTCGTCGGGACGGACACGGAAGGAGGGCTTGTCGGTCTTCTGACCGTTGACCTCGATGTGGCCGTGCACGACCATCTGGCGGGCCTGGTAGATCGTGCGGGCGATGCCCGAACGCAGGACCAGCGCGTCGAGACGGCGCTCGAGCTCGATGATCAGGGCCTCACCGGTCTTGCCCTGGACCTTGGAGGCACGCTCGTAGGCGCGGACGAGCTGGCGCTCGGACACGTCGTACTGCGCACGCAGACGCTGCTTCTCGAGCAGACGGACCTTGTAGTCCGAGTTCTGCTTGCGGCCGCGGCCGTGCTCACCCGGCGGGTAGGGGCGGGCCTCGAAGTACTTGACGGCCTTCGGGGTCAGCGCGATGCCGAGGGCACGCGACTTCTTCACCTTGGGGCGGGACTGGTTCGCCACTGTCTCTCGTTTCCTGGTTTCGGCTTGTCAGGGTTGAGGGAGGTCGCAATCCGCAGCCGGGGAAACCCGCCGGGTCCGCGTGGGACCTGTCGGGCAGCCGCTCCCCTGGTCTGGGCACATACGTGCAGCACGCGAGTTGCCCACCGACCGTTCCCGGAGTTCCGGGTGGTGATGGGCTGCCCGCGACACCTTCGACGGTGCGCGACGCTCCTGGAGCCGGTCCGAGGGACCGGTGCTCCGGCTGACTGTCCCGTTCTGACTGCACGGGACGCAGCACTCCGAGGGATTCTACAGGGTGCTCAGGACCCGTTCCGACCGAGGTGCGATCTGGTCCACTCGACCGCGTCCGCGTAGCGGGCCTCGGCGCCGTGCCGGGTGGGGGTGTAGTACTCCCGGCCGTGGATCGCGTCCGGCGCGTACTGCTGGGCGGCGATGCCCTCGGGCAGGTCGTGCGGGTACACGTACCCCTGCGCGTGCCCCAGCTTGGCGGCGCCCTTGTAGTGGCCGTCCCGCAGATGCGGCGGGACGGGCCCGGCCAGGCCCTTGCGGACGTCGTCGAGAGCGGCGCCGATTGCCGTGGTCGCGGCGTTGGACTTGGGCGCCAGGGCGAGGGCGATGGTGACGTGGCTGAGGGTGAGGGCGGCCTCGGGGAAGCCGATCATGGCGACGGCCTGGGCGGCGGCGACCGCGATCGGCAGCGCGTTCGGGTCGGCGAGGCCGATGTCCTCGCTGGCGGAGATCATCAGGCGGCGGGCGATGAAGCGGGGGTCCTCGCCCGC contains these protein-coding regions:
- the ruvX gene encoding Holliday junction resolvase RuvX, which gives rise to MRKGRRLAIDVGDARIGVASCDPDGILATPVETVPGRDLPAAYRRLGQLVEEYEPIEVVVGLPRSLKGGEGPAAVKVRGFAQELANKIAPVSVRLVDERMTTVTASQGLRASGVKSKKGRSVIDQAAAVIILQQALESERVSGKAPGEGVEVVI
- a CDS encoding DUF948 domain-containing protein; amino-acid sequence: MSGGEVAGILVAVFWAILVSFLAVALARLAQTLRATTRLVADVTEQAVPLLADASAAVRSAQTQIDRVDAIASDVQEVTSNASALSTTVASTFGGPLVKVAAFGYGVRRALGGRKDDAPAREPRRTVIVGRAVSRREKRKPRGKRD
- the rpsD gene encoding 30S ribosomal protein S4; translated protein: MANQSRPKVKKSRALGIALTPKAVKYFEARPYPPGEHGRGRKQNSDYKVRLLEKQRLRAQYDVSERQLVRAYERASKVQGKTGEALIIELERRLDALVLRSGIARTIYQARQMVVHGHIEVNGQKTDKPSFRVRPDDVVMVRERSREKTLFSIAREGGFAPDGETPRYLQVNLKALAFRLDREPNRKEIPVICDEQLVVEYYAR
- the mltG gene encoding endolytic transglycosylase MltG, with amino-acid sequence MTEYGRGSGSEPWHPEDPLYGDGGWEGQQAQPGHQPAYGGQQQHHYPQGQQPQGQQPQQQGYGDWSQGQAQQYDPQYQGYGQQQYTGQDQQQYAQQDQQQYAPQNQQPYHEGYQEGGWDGTGTHAHVPYAADPGDPYGQQAAAYGAQQPDLYGTPDAYPPPEPPNRRQAAPEPEPEAAAAPGPEPGQKTDWDPGPDQGEHAFFAGGAGRDDEDEDDGDAPEGRGDRRGRGGKGDKGSKGAKGKKSRNGVACLVVVLVFTGGLAGVGYLGYHFYQNRYSAAPDFAGAGTGQSVSIEVPKGSGGAAIGRLLKDAGVVKSVDAFVSAVTNNPDGAKIQAGVYILKKEMSAKSAVAMMLDGDSQANVLVKPGQRNAEVYNVIDKKLGLSSGSTKKVAEKEYKTLGLPKWANSDSDIKDPLEGFLFPGTYPAAEGMKPQVVLKEMVARAGEAYEKYGLEAKARELKLDSPLQVVTVASLVQAEGKTVDDYRKMAEVVYNRLDRANRQTYGFLQFDSTFNYLKSESKINISESEITKNKDPYNTYTNKGLPPGPIGNPGEVAIKATLNPTADGWYYFVATDGVSKTEFAKTHEEFQKLKDKFNARTGN
- the alaS gene encoding alanine--tRNA ligase; translated protein: MESAEIRRRWLSFYEERGHTVVPSASLIADDPTLLLVPAGMVPFKPYFLGEVKPPWARATSVQKCVRTPDIEEVGKTTRHGTFFQMCGNFSFGDYFKEGAIKYAWELLTSPQDKGGYGLEPEKLWITVYQDDDEAERIWHEVVGVPKERIQRLGMKDNYWSMGVPGPCGPCSEINYDRGPDFGVEGGPAVNDERYVEIWNLVFMQYERGEGIGKDNFEILGELPSKNIDTGLGLERLAMILQGVQNMYEIDTSMAVIKKATELTGVAYGEAHDSDVSLRVVTDHMRTSVMLIGDGVTPGNEGRGYVLRRIMRRAIRNMRLLGATGLVVKDLIDTVIEMMGQQYPELVTDRERIEKVALAEENAFVKTLKAGTNILDTAITEAKAAGGQVLAGDKAFLLHDTWGFPIDLTLEMAAEQGLSVDEDGFRRLMKEQRDKAKADAQAKKTGHAGVGAYREIADKAGETDFIGYADTEGESTIVGILVDGASSPAATEGDEVEIVLDRTPFYAEGGGQIGDTGRIKVDTGAVVEIRDTQKPVPGVYVHKGVVQFGEVTVGAKAHASIDGRRRTAIARAHSATHLTHQALRDALGPTAAQAGSENQPGRFRFDFGSPSAVPTAVMTDVEQKINEVLARDLDVQAEVMGIDEAKKQGAIAEFGEKYGERVRVVTIGDFSKELCGGTHVHNTAQLGLVKLLGESSIGSGVRRIEALVGVDAYNFLAREHTVVAQLQELIKGRSEELPEKVSAMLGKLKDAEKEIEKFRAEKVLQAAAGLVESAKDVRGIAVVTGQVPDGTTPDDLRRLVLDVRGRIQGGRAAVVALFTVNNGKPLTVIATNEAARERGLKAGELVRTAAKTLGGGGGGKPDVAQGGGQNPAAVGDAVDAVERLVAETAK